From the Desulfobacterales bacterium genome, the window GCCAGTTGGATGTCGCCTCACTGCTCTCAAAGGGATTTTAATAGGGCTCGCGTAAGATTTTAATAGTACTTTTTCTAATATGGGCAACATTTTTATGACGTTGCCCATTTTTTTATTAAAGTTCCCATTATAGTTACCGATATTTCTATAAGAGGATAAATGTTATGGGTACAAGAAAAATGTATAACACCACCCTGGATACCAAGCTCATCAGGGAAATCAAGGTGCTGGCCGCCAGGCTGGACAAGCGCCAGAATGATATCCTTG encodes:
- a CDS encoding ribbon-helix-helix domain-containing protein, encoding MGTRKMYNTTLDTKLIREIKVLAARLDKRQNDILEEAIQDLLKKYRSQDSLEMPNESVAH